The following are from one region of the Magallana gigas chromosome 6, xbMagGiga1.1, whole genome shotgun sequence genome:
- the LOC105347720 gene encoding ADP-ribosylation factor-like protein 15: MCQNVQLFCAVIRIYIYSFFRRMCGHGPPVEKPNFNVVCVGLSKSGKSTLLSVLSGESTDNIEPTIGFRIKALMFNDCIVDVKELGGGESVRPYWDKYFGGAEGIIFVVDSSASDEDLQLTNNELHKVLADPELDNLPLMVLCNYSDKEGAKSKEELQKVLELDLETNSRHWEIHSCTTSDRQSIKVAFESFNKKLLDSKRKAEGFSKI; encoded by the exons ATGTGCCAAAACGTGCAGTTATTTTGTGCAGTCATAAGGATTTACATATACTCG TTCTTCAGAAGGATGTGCGGACATGGACCACCAGTAGAGAAGCCTAACTTTAATGTCGTGTGCGTTGGTCTGTCTAAATCAGGGAAAAGCACTCTTTTGTCTGTTTTAAGTGGAGAATCTACAGATAACATTGAACCAACTATAG gtTTTCGGATAAAGGCCTTAATGTTTAATGACTGTATAGTTGATGTTAAAGAATTAGGAG GAGGAGAGAGTGTTCGTCCATACTGGGACAAGTATTTTGGGGGAGCTGAGGGGATCATATTTGTAGTGGACAGCTCTGCCAGTGATGAAGATCTACAGCTGACAAACAATGAACTACACAAAGTACTGGCTGATCCAGAGCTTGATAACCTCCCTTTGATGGTGCTATGTAATTATAGTGACAAGGAGGGTGCCAAGTCTAAAGAAGAG CTTCAGAAGGTCCTGGAACTGGACTTGGAAACAAATAGCCGGCACTGGGAAATACACTCCTGTACTACCTCGGACAGACAGAGCATCAAAGTGGCCTTCGAAAGCTTCAATAAAAAGCTGTTAGATTCCAAGAGGAAAGCAGAGGGATTCAGCAAGATCTAA